The DNA sequence TCCGGTCGGATACCCAGTTGCTCGATGCTGCATCCGAACCCGCTGATCAGATCGCCGGGGCACGACCAGTCCTGTGGTTCAACTGCCTCAGATCAATTCTGGATGGTGATACCGAGCTGGCAGAACGACAGGCCCGGGAACTGGTGCCCACCACAGCGGAAACCCAGTCTGAGCACCACCATCTCATGATGACGGAATCTCTGGCCGTCTATTTCATCAAGATGGGGATGATCCGGTGGATGCAGGGTCGTGTCGACCATGTGGAAGATGTTCTTCTCCGGGCCAGACGTGCCTACCCCACGCAATTGTTATGGCCCACATCGCTCGCCTGGTTGTGGCTGCTGCAGGGGCGCACATCTGCGGGCAGTTCACTACTGCGCTCCCTCCCGGAACCGGAGGATATCCCGCGTGACAGGTACTGGTTGTGCACGACCACCGTGATGGCTGAGATCGCCATCATCCATGGTCCCCGCGAGCGTGCCGAGCGCCTCCAACGGATTCTGCTCCCCTTCGCCGAGCATCTGGTTCCGGTGGGCGCCGGTGTCGCGTTCTGGGGAACAGGTGCACGGACACTCGGGTTGCTTGAGGAACGACTGGGCATGCTGGATCTGGCGAAACACCACCTCCAGATGGCGGTGGAGAAAAGTGGGAAGATCGGGGCCATACCGTGGTTGACAGAGGCTCAGATCGAGCTGGCCAACTTTGCTCTCAGGCATGATCTGACCGACATCCCTGCCTATGACCTCCTCGCAGAAGCCCGGACCACCAGCCAGGCCAGAGGATTCACCCGGTTAGCTGTCCGTGCCCTGGCACAACCCCGGATTCGAGTGCTCGGGCAATTTGATGTGGTGTCAGTGTGTGGTTGCCACGCTGAGTGGACCTCCCGCAAAGCCCGGGAACTACTTAAGATGCTGGTGGCGTCCCGCGGTGTGCCCACATCCAGGGAGGTGTTCATGGAGGTGCTCTGGCCTGGTGTGGATCCGTCCCGTTTAGGGAACCGCTTCTCGGTGGCCGTCAATGTCATACGCCGCAACCTGGATCCTGACCGCTCCCTACCCACCCAATATTTCCTCATCACCGAGGGGGAATCAGTACGCCTGGAGCTGAAGAACCTGGACATTGATCTGGAAAAATTCCTCACCCTGGTGAAACGCCCCGATCCTGCCAGCCATCAGGCAGCACAAAAACTCTACCGCGGGGCCGCCTTCACCGAGGAGCCCTACGCAGACTGGGCCGTCACCATCCGGGACCATGCTCATCTGCTCTGGGAGAAGCTCGACTCCGCTGAATCATGGGCAGTGACGGATTAATGTTATTTGCGGCGAATCCACACCTGTCTAGTTGTTTTGGAGATACTCCTCGCAATCAACCCGCCCATTCGGATACTGGAGAACAACCAGATCATCTTCATTGAGCAGCATGGTAAGCACCCGGCACATTGAGAAGACGGGCACCGATTCAGTAGCGTCCCCATCAACTGTTACCACCATGGTGTCCCCTTCCCAGGTGGCTGAGGCGTTATCTGATTGATAGGTGCGTTCAACCGCCTCAAGCATCTGGTCACGCTCAGCACCGAAAACATACTCACCGGGACCGGCGGCCTGCACTTCAGTAGTAATGGCAGGCTCATCGACGGCAACCCCCTCGGAGCCACTCGAGTCATCAGATCCACACCCCGCCATAGCAAACAGAAGTGGCACCACGGCCAGCGCTCCCACGCTGAGCCGAACTTTTCGAGCGCTACCGGCGGTTAGTCCCATCATGATGTCCTCGCTAGAGATCAGAATCTGGCAGAAAGCTACTGATCTCGAACCTTAACCAGCGTTCTGTCATTTTAATGAGAGTGCCGATCAACCGCGGGACAGCTCTAAGAAAACTGACAGAGCAAAAACTATTGTGAGAAAAAGTAGTCCAGTGCCGTGCTGGACCATGCACGAAGGTTGAGAGTTAGTCATGACAACTGATTCTGGATACATGGGTGCCACCGCGTCGGTGAACCAATGGTCACGCATCCTCGGTGTTTCACTCAGACCCTGGTCCGGCCATTCCCC is a window from the Corynebacterium faecale genome containing:
- a CDS encoding AfsR/SARP family transcriptional regulator; translated protein: MEDVDYESPHRILDQGFPVDISSHAVPRYLARIHSALSSLGSLEDPTDADALPALKLLTARVIATEHHDPAAAAILNRQVQKLADQLDSDLARGYALLAWSATHPTPEHTTDRIKAARKIMDIARDTGEPDLLQAGLTILLIGLLEAGDLRSDTQLLDAASEPADQIAGARPVLWFNCLRSILDGDTELAERQARELVPTTAETQSEHHHLMMTESLAVYFIKMGMIRWMQGRVDHVEDVLLRARRAYPTQLLWPTSLAWLWLLQGRTSAGSSLLRSLPEPEDIPRDRYWLCTTTVMAEIAIIHGPRERAERLQRILLPFAEHLVPVGAGVAFWGTGARTLGLLEERLGMLDLAKHHLQMAVEKSGKIGAIPWLTEAQIELANFALRHDLTDIPAYDLLAEARTTSQARGFTRLAVRALAQPRIRVLGQFDVVSVCGCHAEWTSRKARELLKMLVASRGVPTSREVFMEVLWPGVDPSRLGNRFSVAVNVIRRNLDPDRSLPTQYFLITEGESVRLELKNLDIDLEKFLTLVKRPDPASHQAAQKLYRGAAFTEEPYADWAVTIRDHAHLLWEKLDSAESWAVTD